One genomic window of [Clostridium] scindens ATCC 35704 includes the following:
- a CDS encoding ECF-type sigma factor — protein MVIDNQELYHVLITVDRLTLQIVLMKIQGYSTHEIARYLKITEKAIYRRMDRLKEKIKKYFNMRGN, from the coding sequence ATGGTAATTGACAATCAGGAATTGTATCATGTATTGATCACAGTGGACAGGCTTACCCTTCAGATTGTTCTGATGAAGATCCAGGGGTATAGCACCCATGAAATCGCCAGGTATCTAAAGATTACCGAAAAGGCGATTTACAGGCGTATGGACAGGTTGAAAGAAAAAATAAAAAAATATTTTAATATGAGGGGAAATTGA
- a CDS encoding ATP-binding protein, whose translation MERLILRELLNWKNSPYRKPLILKGVRQVGKTWILKEFGKRYYENTAYFNFDENEEYKQFFETTKDVDRILQNLMLASGQKILPEKTLIIFDEVQDCPKVINSMKYFCENAPQYHIACAGSLLGIALTKPSPFPVGKVNFMQIDPMTFTEFLLANGDANLANYLETVNTIEPIPDALFNPLYEKMKMYYVTGGMPESVKMWTEARDVDAMQEALSGIIGAYERDFAKHPNISEFPKISMIWKSIPSQLARENKKFIYKVVKVGARAREYEDALQWLVDARLVHKIYRSTAPGLPIAAYDDLSAFKIYLVDVGLLRRLAQLAPTAFGEGNRLFTEFKGALTENFVLQTLITQFEVTPRYWTQTNPPYEVDFLIQRENDIFPVEVKSEANTTSRSLKKFKELFPDQVKLRVRFSLDNLKLDDDVLNIPLFMADQTDRLIGLAMEKRLR comes from the coding sequence ATGGAACGATTGATTTTAAGGGAACTGCTGAACTGGAAGAATTCTCCCTATCGCAAGCCTCTGATTTTGAAAGGTGTGCGCCAAGTAGGTAAGACCTGGATTCTGAAAGAATTCGGCAAACGCTACTACGAGAATACTGCTTATTTTAACTTTGATGAAAACGAAGAATACAAGCAATTTTTTGAAACCACAAAAGATGTAGACCGGATTTTGCAGAATCTGATGCTGGCAAGTGGTCAGAAGATTCTGCCAGAAAAGACCCTTATTATTTTTGACGAGGTACAGGACTGCCCCAAGGTCATCAATTCCATGAAGTATTTCTGTGAGAATGCACCGCAGTATCATATTGCCTGCGCTGGTTCTCTCCTGGGTATTGCCTTAACAAAGCCTTCTCCCTTTCCGGTAGGTAAAGTCAACTTTATGCAGATTGACCCCATGACTTTTACAGAATTTTTGTTAGCCAACGGGGATGCGAATCTTGCAAATTATCTGGAGACAGTAAACACTATCGAACCGATTCCTGATGCCCTTTTTAATCCTCTATATGAAAAGATGAAGATGTACTATGTAACCGGTGGTATGCCGGAATCCGTCAAGATGTGGACGGAGGCACGGGATGTAGATGCCATGCAGGAAGCCTTGTCTGGAATTATTGGCGCCTATGAGCGTGATTTTGCCAAACACCCCAATATCAGCGAATTCCCCAAGATTTCGATGATATGGAAATCCATACCGTCCCAGTTGGCAAGAGAAAACAAAAAGTTTATCTATAAGGTAGTCAAAGTAGGGGCACGGGCCCGTGAATACGAGGATGCCTTGCAGTGGCTGGTGGATGCCCGACTGGTGCATAAGATCTACCGCAGTACTGCTCCTGGCCTGCCTATAGCTGCCTATGATGACCTCTCTGCCTTTAAGATTTATCTGGTAGATGTGGGACTGCTCCGCAGACTGGCGCAACTCGCACCGACTGCCTTTGGCGAGGGTAATCGGTTATTTACCGAGTTCAAAGGTGCATTAACCGAAAATTTTGTGCTTCAAACTTTGATTACACAGTTTGAAGTGACTCCTCGGTACTGGACGCAAACAAATCCTCCTTATGAGGTGGATTTCCTGATTCAGCGTGAAAACGATATTTTCCCTGTGGAGGTCAAGTCCGAAGCCAATACCACCAGCAGGAGCCTTAAGAAATTCAAAGAGTTGTTCCCGGATCAAGTTAAACTCCGTGTCCGATTCTCACTGGATAATCTGAAACTGGATGATGATGTACTGAACATCCCACTGTTTATGGCGGATCAGACTGATCGGCTGATTGGCTTGGCAATGGAGAAACGGCTAAGATAA
- a CDS encoding DNA adenine methylase: MNQYNEISTLQYMGSKARIISHICDPIIKNKSIKTVVDLFAGTGSVGYALKSYKNVISNDIEYYAYIINQAILNGCNFSELEEASFWAVVEQKYTLLQEKVSTALFAEKTFFVDNVDYKLYQTFCEKTPSVFEPHSDDPRMKELTELVSHVIPGNEPALDFPCLFLTYFANAYFGIAQCCQIDALRSVIEQVMDKHTKNVLLTVLMSVMSTAASTTTHFAQFLKVKSKSTCNNLLTKRKINIIEECKVLMKEYRKSGLCSQNEYTTFDCYNLDFSECLDSIVLNKSTLVYADPPYFKEHYSRYYHVLNTLCLYDYPAMAINPQTHELSIGRYREDRRVSDFGKKAKALGAFETLITKCATAGTWLMISYSDNSIVDITDLQTLAEKQYDVLIEKVELSHSKQGRSSISKVDEYIFICRPKEFVHDVNEKLLVVKELKPIVDNPAGFMHNYMARKPYNVVSEIIKRFCPDNGCIYDPMFGSGTTIIEASKLGRKAIGTDINLLAYKLCKTSLSKWDLNQVEIEIDSFCEEVRSACNPLYMFVEEDENRILERCHFDRHGAELVPTMYWYKLQKKGKLTGRKKAVASNEFIVQYKMFKHNDKQNIDDQALIPNSRIAIKPNATVYSYFCNRNLVAIDRIIGILHSHQNSYCYDILELLVSSAINLIKLSDKKASSQMPYWLPQKDVTSRNAVMIIEQKATAFKEGLKYLSEKCKSFVDEKNIVLKNMPAQNISIDLLPNESVDLILTDPPYTDQVPYLEYNQLWYKVMGWQGFTDESLEDELVVSDAPSRNKNGDDFNRVFEAILSRISPALKTNGYFIMFYHSFDLKSWSDILKTMQEHGLAYCGQIPSATPRKSFKTIMTPKGTLNGNYIVVFQKRAISEAPQFNGTIDEAKKLAVECAKRIITERKEVTSQDLYDCGMLKESFERGYLQILSTKYKSFVDVINDCFVFQDGLWRCK; encoded by the coding sequence ATGAATCAATATAATGAAATCTCTACACTTCAATATATGGGAAGTAAAGCACGTATCATTTCTCATATATGTGATCCAATAATTAAGAATAAGTCAATTAAAACCGTTGTTGATCTATTTGCAGGAACAGGTTCTGTTGGCTATGCTCTTAAGTCATATAAAAATGTCATTAGCAACGACATTGAGTACTACGCATATATCATTAACCAGGCTATATTGAACGGATGTAATTTTTCTGAGTTAGAAGAAGCTTCATTTTGGGCAGTTGTAGAACAAAAATATACGCTTCTGCAAGAAAAAGTATCGACTGCTCTATTCGCAGAAAAAACCTTTTTTGTTGATAACGTAGACTATAAGCTATACCAGACCTTTTGCGAAAAAACACCATCTGTATTTGAACCTCATAGCGACGATCCCCGAATGAAAGAACTTACAGAGTTGGTTTCTCATGTAATTCCAGGGAATGAGCCTGCTCTCGACTTCCCCTGCTTATTTTTAACTTACTTTGCTAATGCTTATTTTGGCATTGCACAATGTTGTCAAATTGATGCGTTGCGTAGCGTCATTGAACAGGTAATGGATAAACATACCAAAAATGTTCTATTAACCGTCCTAATGTCTGTCATGAGCACAGCGGCTTCTACAACAACACATTTTGCCCAGTTCTTAAAAGTGAAAAGCAAATCAACATGCAATAATTTGCTTACCAAAAGAAAAATCAACATCATTGAAGAGTGTAAGGTATTAATGAAAGAGTACCGGAAATCGGGATTGTGCTCCCAAAATGAATACACAACATTTGATTGTTATAACCTTGATTTTTCTGAATGCTTAGATTCTATTGTTTTAAACAAAAGCACTCTGGTATACGCTGATCCCCCTTATTTCAAAGAGCATTATTCCAGATACTACCACGTGCTAAATACACTGTGCTTATACGATTACCCGGCAATGGCTATTAATCCTCAGACGCATGAACTTTCGATTGGTAGATATAGAGAAGACAGACGGGTATCAGACTTTGGCAAAAAGGCTAAAGCTTTAGGAGCATTTGAGACGCTTATCACAAAATGTGCCACAGCCGGGACGTGGTTAATGATTAGTTACTCTGATAATTCCATCGTAGACATTACTGATCTACAAACATTGGCTGAAAAACAATACGATGTTCTTATTGAAAAAGTAGAACTTAGCCATTCAAAACAAGGTCGCAGTTCGATATCAAAGGTTGATGAATACATTTTCATTTGTCGTCCTAAGGAGTTTGTTCACGACGTGAATGAGAAATTGTTAGTGGTCAAAGAACTCAAACCAATCGTTGATAACCCCGCTGGCTTTATGCACAACTATATGGCACGTAAACCATATAATGTTGTCTCTGAAATAATCAAACGGTTTTGTCCTGATAACGGATGTATATATGATCCTATGTTTGGTTCTGGTACTACCATCATTGAGGCAAGCAAGCTCGGACGGAAAGCTATTGGTACAGATATCAATCTTCTCGCATATAAGCTGTGTAAAACATCTCTTTCGAAATGGGACCTGAACCAAGTTGAAATAGAGATTGATTCGTTCTGCGAGGAAGTTCGTTCTGCATGCAATCCTCTATATATGTTTGTTGAAGAGGATGAAAATCGCATATTAGAGAGATGCCATTTTGATAGACATGGTGCAGAACTTGTTCCGACGATGTATTGGTATAAATTACAAAAAAAGGGGAAGTTAACTGGTCGAAAAAAAGCAGTTGCATCAAATGAATTTATTGTGCAGTATAAGATGTTTAAACACAACGATAAGCAAAATATTGACGATCAGGCATTGATCCCTAACTCACGAATTGCTATTAAACCTAATGCGACAGTGTACAGTTATTTCTGCAATAGAAATTTGGTTGCAATCGACCGAATAATCGGTATTCTTCATTCGCATCAAAACAGTTATTGCTACGATATTTTAGAATTGCTTGTTTCGTCGGCAATCAATTTGATTAAGTTATCGGATAAAAAAGCATCCAGTCAGATGCCATATTGGCTTCCCCAAAAGGATGTTACTTCAAGAAATGCTGTCATGATAATAGAACAAAAAGCGACTGCTTTTAAGGAAGGATTAAAATATCTTAGCGAAAAATGCAAAAGCTTTGTTGATGAGAAAAATATAGTTCTCAAGAATATGCCTGCGCAGAACATTTCAATAGATCTACTTCCAAACGAATCTGTTGATTTAATTTTGACCGATCCTCCCTATACAGATCAGGTTCCGTATCTCGAGTATAACCAGCTTTGGTATAAGGTGATGGGATGGCAAGGATTTACGGACGAGTCATTAGAAGATGAACTGGTTGTTTCTGATGCCCCAAGTCGAAATAAGAATGGTGACGATTTCAATCGTGTTTTCGAGGCGATTCTTAGCCGCATTTCTCCTGCCTTGAAAACAAACGGATATTTCATAATGTTTTACCATTCGTTTGATTTGAAATCGTGGAGCGATATTCTCAAGACGATGCAGGAACATGGTTTGGCATATTGTGGTCAGATTCCAAGTGCTACACCAAGAAAGTCCTTTAAAACAATTATGACTCCTAAAGGCACGCTTAATGGTAACTATATCGTTGTATTCCAGAAAAGAGCAATCAGTGAAGCACCACAATTTAACGGAACTATAGACGAGGCAAAAAAGCTTGCGGTTGAATGCGCAAAGAGAATCATTACAGAACGTAAAGAGGTAACATCTCAAGATCTGTACGATTGTGGTATGCTCA
- a CDS encoding type II toxin-antitoxin system PemK/MazF family toxin: protein MKRTVRRGDIYYAKLDPHIGSEQGGTRPVLILSNDTGNRFSPTVIVAAITSRVRKKTKLPTHYYLEDVDGLPENSIILFEQVRTIDKSRLKEKVTQLDKQSMEKIVLPLFISMGAEKELKAERLTIKSQV from the coding sequence ATGAAAAGAACTGTCAGGCGTGGAGATATTTACTACGCAAAACTTGATCCGCATATCGGCTCTGAACAGGGCGGCACAAGACCTGTCCTCATTCTTTCCAATGATACAGGAAACAGGTTCAGCCCTACGGTCATTGTTGCTGCCATTACGAGCCGAGTACGAAAGAAAACGAAGCTGCCGACACATTACTATTTGGAAGATGTTGACGGGCTTCCCGAAAATTCAATTATTCTCTTTGAACAGGTGCGCACGATTGACAAAAGCCGTCTCAAAGAGAAAGTAACACAGCTTGATAAACAATCTATGGAAAAGATTGTTTTACCCCTATTTATCAGCATGGGCGCAGAAAAAGAGCTGAAAGCAGAAAGACTAACTATTAAAAGTCAAGTCTAA